One window from the genome of Carnobacteriaceae bacterium zg-84 encodes:
- a CDS encoding DNA-protecting protein DprA, with translation MFQDVLLLFIHASYGTWKDGIDLVKCLLHYQHIQTAIYHVLDKQKAQQFLVDLKQIEQIRAMYQQHQIKIITIFDSVYPIDLLRTRRPPLVLFCKGQIDLLKDKKIGVFSSRYFDHYGEQVLSNVLMKSHYDVFVSSLCDKHIGQLYEQTLIAHKKCIAVLATGCDVSYPLKYIFLQRRLQEKGLIITEYPLGTFFNKQVLKRQMELVVSLSDKICGIQTCSHHIAVEFTLEQGKSLFVPPHSLFLKQGDNQLIKEGAIPLLSPTTLNEE, from the coding sequence ATGTTTCAAGATGTACTTTTACTTTTTATTCATGCGTCTTACGGTACTTGGAAAGACGGTATTGATTTGGTGAAGTGTCTATTACACTATCAACATATACAAACAGCCATTTATCATGTGTTGGATAAACAGAAAGCACAGCAGTTTTTAGTTGATTTAAAGCAGATTGAACAGATTAGGGCAATGTATCAACAACATCAAATAAAAATTATAACGATTTTTGATAGTGTTTATCCGATAGATTTATTACGAACACGTAGACCGCCTCTCGTTTTGTTTTGTAAGGGACAGATTGATTTGCTTAAGGATAAAAAGATAGGTGTTTTTAGTTCTAGGTATTTTGATCACTATGGTGAACAAGTGCTTTCAAATGTGTTAATGAAAAGTCATTATGACGTATTTGTGAGTAGTTTATGCGACAAGCATATTGGTCAATTATATGAACAAACGTTAATAGCACATAAAAAATGTATTGCTGTTTTGGCAACAGGTTGTGATGTGTCCTATCCTTTAAAATATATTTTCTTACAAAGACGCTTACAAGAAAAGGGCTTGATTATTACAGAATATCCGTTAGGAACATTTTTTAATAAACAAGTATTAAAGCGACAAATGGAGTTAGTTGTAAGTTTGTCGGATAAAATCTGTGGTATTCAAACTTGTTCACATCATATTGCGGTTGAGTTTACACTCGAGCAAGGAAAATCTTTATTTGTACCACCGCATTCATTATTTTTAAAACAGGGTGATAATCAACTCATAAAAGAAGGTGCTATTCCATTATTAAGTCCAACAACATTAAACGAGGAATGA
- a CDS encoding YlbF family regulator, with protein sequence MTQNLYDIANELERALRVSEPVNALREVIQKIEGNAQAKEQFEAFKALTEKFQTMQMTGTQPTEEDLKEAEEVSKKAQDNEYIMELVKAEQTLSVLMEDLNRIITKPLSELYHPENA encoded by the coding sequence ATGACACAAAATTTATATGATATTGCTAACGAATTGGAACGTGCTTTACGTGTATCAGAACCAGTGAATGCATTAAGAGAAGTAATTCAAAAAATTGAAGGAAATGCACAAGCAAAAGAACAGTTTGAAGCATTTAAAGCATTGACAGAAAAATTCCAAACAATGCAAATGACAGGTACACAGCCAACAGAAGAAGATTTAAAAGAAGCTGAGGAAGTATCTAAAAAAGCACAAGATAATGAATATATTATGGAATTGGTGAAAGCTGAGCAAACATTAAGTGTTCTTATGGAAGACTTAAATCGTATTATTACAAAACCACTTTCAGAATTATATCATCCAGAGAACGCATAG
- a CDS encoding DNA repair exonuclease, with the protein MSIQFLHISDIHLDSPFHHIRNIFPELMIKCQEASKISFQYLVTYAIEQQVDIVVIAGDSFNSVYPSVSAQLFFKEQLQRLVDHHIQIVLCHGNHDYVRLPKIVALPEKVYVFDEHVETFVLTTKSQEKVAFSGFSYHHVHVQDRKVTHYPVRFSNVDYHVGVLHGALESIATEKGLYAPFSLSELNSKHYDYWALGHIHKRSILQEKPPIVYAGNIQGLNCKETGKKGAYLVTLDKGKEAVLEFIPAETILWEHVTLSLSECSTVEDVQSLLKKEEITSSQQTKIISIDFIEHAHIPEELRQFLQTDEALQVLSQNAMYIYRLTFLSSHTHTLNLNVSMEKKWGNIQQYGVENKEYQTALQSLFKNTTIRTLFPDLLHDDVFKEEVFSKAINTVEQQINH; encoded by the coding sequence ATGAGTATTCAATTTTTACACATTTCAGATATACATTTGGATAGTCCATTTCATCATATTCGTAATATTTTTCCAGAGTTGATGATAAAATGCCAAGAGGCGAGTAAAATATCTTTTCAATATTTGGTAACGTATGCTATTGAACAGCAGGTTGATATTGTGGTGATTGCAGGGGATAGTTTTAATAGTGTATATCCAAGTGTGTCTGCACAGTTATTTTTTAAGGAACAATTACAGCGATTAGTGGATCATCATATTCAAATTGTGCTATGCCATGGAAATCACGATTATGTACGTCTGCCTAAAATTGTTGCTTTGCCAGAGAAAGTGTATGTATTTGATGAACATGTTGAAACATTTGTTTTAACGACAAAATCTCAAGAAAAAGTAGCCTTTAGTGGTTTTAGTTATCATCATGTACATGTGCAAGATAGAAAAGTAACGCATTATCCAGTACGGTTTTCAAATGTTGATTACCACGTAGGTGTGTTACATGGTGCATTAGAAAGTATCGCAACAGAAAAGGGATTGTATGCACCTTTTTCTTTAAGTGAATTAAACAGTAAACACTATGATTATTGGGCATTAGGACATATTCATAAACGATCTATTTTACAAGAAAAGCCTCCTATTGTATATGCTGGTAATATTCAAGGATTAAATTGCAAAGAAACAGGAAAAAAGGGAGCATATCTTGTGACTTTAGACAAAGGCAAAGAGGCAGTACTTGAATTTATTCCTGCGGAAACAATTTTATGGGAACATGTGACACTTTCGTTATCTGAATGCTCTACTGTAGAAGATGTGCAATCTTTACTAAAAAAAGAGGAAATAACATCTTCACAGCAAACAAAAATTATATCGATCGACTTCATAGAGCATGCACATATTCCAGAAGAATTACGACAATTTTTACAAACAGATGAGGCATTACAAGTGTTATCACAAAACGCTATGTATATATATCGTTTAACATTTTTATCATCCCATACACATACATTAAATTTAAATGTATCCATGGAGAAAAAATGGGGGAACATACAACAATATGGTGTTGAAAATAAAGAGTATCAGACGGCTCTGCAATCATTGTTTAAAAATACAACGATAAGAACGCTCTTTCCTGATTTATTACATGATGATGTCTTTAAAGAAGAAGTTTTCTCAAAAGCAATAAATACTGTTGAACAGCAGATAAATCATTAA
- a CDS encoding AAA family ATPase: MRLSKLHIYGYGKWSNKIIDLTEDLVVFTGHNEAGKSTLQSFIKSILFGFPTARKKDINQYIPKTDTQYGGQIVLEDTQYGTVIVERVRQLKGSASGILTIKNEKGDTLPDNVLDDILGNVTQDIYDSFYALQLSHLQELTKVDANDLNRYFLTIGTSGSDTLYQLRDMWLSKAQGLYKQSGSNPLLNQKLTLLKKLDEKLQYLQNQQETYAQLLADRQDVLSSKEELFQKETALKQDIQSIEKGLALYGILVESQQIELEYGQFKSVSIPEHAKETLQKIDEQIAYYDKQLGTLKQRTVSATQEVDLTWYKEQAHLIKQTIQLLPKIEQFMQVLLKSDYEKSVKEDALLLECQRFDIDRLPNEAYQKDDTFEMLCQEEEAISQERIPLEEQIKTLKQRLLDKQDRLEQLRKSPISRLKQEKPSAIWWISALFGYILSIIAFVFMPVYIGILVAVLSSGLIAYFAVEQRHYYQAKKEQDTKKYYINEQIKEEEQRLNIEVTALKDLQNELRLLQDKQQIFENKAISFKQAYAIPEVLSLKQLKSLDYAYDLKHSLENIQAQQDMYHQQVQKWLASFSFYEQQYPLLETDLDDVSHLRQVLTNFKKYVDTMNIVVAKEHQKSEQQKQLAYDIATLNQEITLLKTNRQHLLDEVGVKDTASFYEKVMLYEKAKRFLDRQVLLQEQLQSSTVDLSVYADKQAIEENLQQKQVYLNDIIRQQADVYKQLASVEESMKRLEKDGEYTQVLQEYTSLKDEVYDLMSEVGSYLLSARFIEMLLSVGTSGHLDDLLVEASKLFAKLTHQRYVALTFDKETIRVVKANSDVYLLHELSQGTLEQLYVSLRFAFIRYISSRLSLPVLIDDSFVNFDKTRLTVVYELLEDLSKTNQVLYFTFDTDIENQLKEKVQIERLHA, from the coding sequence ATGCGTCTGTCAAAATTACATATATATGGATATGGGAAATGGAGTAATAAAATCATTGATTTAACGGAAGATTTGGTGGTTTTTACAGGTCATAATGAAGCGGGTAAGTCCACTTTACAATCGTTTATTAAGAGTATTTTATTTGGATTTCCAACAGCACGTAAAAAGGATATTAACCAATATATTCCAAAAACAGATACGCAATATGGTGGACAAATTGTACTAGAAGATACCCAATATGGAACGGTTATTGTTGAACGAGTTAGACAGTTAAAAGGTTCAGCCAGTGGCATATTAACAATAAAAAATGAAAAAGGTGATACACTTCCAGATAATGTATTAGATGATATATTAGGGAATGTCACACAAGATATTTATGATAGTTTTTATGCACTACAATTATCTCATTTACAAGAGTTGACAAAAGTAGATGCCAATGATTTAAATCGTTATTTTTTAACGATTGGTACAAGTGGTAGTGATACATTGTATCAATTAAGAGATATGTGGCTATCTAAAGCACAAGGATTGTATAAACAATCTGGAAGCAATCCATTACTCAATCAAAAATTAACATTATTGAAAAAACTAGATGAAAAATTACAATATTTACAAAATCAACAAGAAACCTATGCACAATTATTAGCGGATAGACAAGACGTTTTATCTTCTAAAGAAGAATTATTTCAAAAAGAAACAGCATTGAAACAAGATATTCAATCCATTGAAAAAGGACTTGCACTATATGGCATATTAGTAGAATCTCAACAAATAGAATTAGAATATGGACAGTTTAAATCAGTTTCGATACCGGAGCATGCGAAAGAAACATTGCAGAAGATTGATGAACAAATCGCTTATTATGATAAACAGCTTGGGACATTAAAACAACGTACAGTGAGTGCAACACAAGAAGTTGATTTAACTTGGTACAAAGAACAGGCACATTTGATTAAACAGACCATTCAATTATTGCCAAAAATTGAACAGTTTATGCAAGTATTATTAAAGTCTGATTATGAAAAAAGTGTGAAAGAAGATGCTTTGTTATTAGAATGTCAACGTTTTGATATAGATAGACTACCAAATGAGGCTTACCAAAAAGATGATACATTTGAAATGCTGTGTCAAGAAGAGGAAGCTATTTCACAAGAAAGAATCCCTTTAGAAGAACAAATAAAAACTCTTAAACAACGTTTGTTAGATAAACAAGATCGACTAGAACAACTTAGAAAATCACCTATTTCTAGACTGAAACAAGAAAAACCAAGTGCGATATGGTGGATAAGTGCTTTGTTTGGATATATTTTGAGTATAATTGCCTTTGTTTTTATGCCTGTTTATATTGGTATATTAGTAGCCGTTTTAAGTAGTGGACTAATAGCATATTTTGCGGTAGAGCAACGGCATTATTATCAAGCAAAAAAAGAGCAGGATACAAAAAAATACTATATTAACGAACAAATAAAAGAAGAAGAACAGCGTCTAAATATAGAGGTAACAGCTTTAAAAGATTTACAGAATGAATTGCGTTTATTGCAAGATAAACAACAAATCTTTGAGAATAAAGCTATATCATTTAAACAAGCCTATGCTATACCTGAAGTACTTTCTTTGAAGCAGTTAAAATCTCTTGACTATGCATATGACTTAAAACATTCTCTTGAGAATATTCAAGCTCAACAAGATATGTATCATCAACAAGTTCAAAAATGGTTAGCTTCTTTTTCATTTTATGAACAACAGTATCCATTACTCGAAACAGATTTAGATGATGTGTCGCATTTAAGACAAGTATTAACAAATTTTAAAAAATATGTTGATACAATGAATATTGTCGTTGCAAAAGAGCATCAAAAATCAGAACAACAAAAGCAATTAGCTTATGATATAGCAACTTTAAATCAAGAAATCACACTTTTAAAAACGAATCGTCAGCATTTATTGGATGAAGTAGGTGTAAAAGATACAGCAAGTTTTTATGAAAAAGTCATGTTGTATGAAAAAGCAAAACGTTTTTTAGATAGACAAGTACTTTTACAAGAGCAATTACAATCTTCGACGGTGGATTTAAGTGTCTATGCAGATAAACAAGCTATTGAAGAAAATCTCCAACAAAAACAGGTATATTTAAACGACATAATACGTCAGCAAGCTGATGTTTATAAACAGTTGGCATCTGTTGAGGAGAGCATGAAGCGATTAGAAAAGGATGGGGAGTACACACAAGTTTTACAAGAATATACATCGTTAAAAGACGAGGTGTATGACTTGATGAGTGAGGTTGGAAGTTATTTGTTGTCAGCAAGATTCATTGAAATGTTGTTGAGTGTTGGTACTTCGGGACATTTAGATGATTTATTAGTTGAAGCTTCGAAACTATTTGCAAAGCTGACACATCAACGTTATGTTGCATTAACCTTTGATAAAGAAACAATTCGAGTGGTTAAGGCAAATAGCGATGTTTATTTATTACATGAATTATCGCAAGGAACTTTGGAACAATTATATGTTTCTCTACGATTTGCTTTTATTCGATATATTTCAAGCCGCTTATCCTTACCTGTTTTGATTGATGATAGTTTTGTGAATTTTGATAAAACAAGATTGACTGTTGTATACGAGTTATTAGAAGATTTGTCAAAAACAAATCAAGTCTTGTATTTCACATTTGATACAGATATAGAAAATCAATTAAAAGAAAAGGTACAAATAGAAAGATTACACGCATAG
- a CDS encoding HD domain-containing protein, translating into MTKKLYDYVVGEDMNLPVLIKAADVRLTKMDKEYIAFTFQDKSGQMDAKFWGASKEDIEAFQVGKVVLLIGQRDVYKNTPQIKITSLKLVENARVEHFMERAPMDVLEIEEEMNVALCWIEDAIMARIVRYIYQKYKQVFYEYPAAKRHHHALVGGLSYHTLSMLRLAKSVSEQYPEINLSLLAAGVVLHDIGKVVELSGSVGTDYTLEGNLIGHIVIMSDEITKACIELNIDDKKESVLLLKHIVLSHHGKLEYGSPVVPKILEAEVLHHLDMLDATLNMMTNALEKTEAGQYSDKIYGLDNRMFYKPK; encoded by the coding sequence ATGACGAAAAAATTATATGATTATGTTGTTGGGGAAGACATGAATTTACCTGTTTTGATTAAAGCGGCAGATGTTCGTTTAACCAAAATGGATAAAGAATACATAGCTTTTACCTTTCAAGATAAAAGTGGACAAATGGATGCAAAATTTTGGGGAGCATCAAAAGAAGATATTGAGGCATTTCAAGTGGGTAAAGTTGTTTTATTGATAGGACAACGTGATGTCTATAAAAATACCCCCCAAATAAAAATAACAAGTTTAAAACTAGTAGAAAATGCTCGCGTGGAGCATTTTATGGAAAGAGCCCCTATGGATGTGTTAGAAATAGAAGAAGAAATGAATGTGGCTTTGTGTTGGATAGAAGACGCTATTATGGCACGTATTGTACGCTATATTTATCAAAAATATAAGCAAGTATTTTATGAATACCCGGCTGCTAAAAGACATCATCATGCTTTAGTCGGGGGATTGAGCTACCACACTTTGTCTATGCTTCGATTGGCAAAATCTGTATCAGAACAGTACCCAGAAATTAATTTATCATTATTAGCAGCAGGTGTTGTCCTACATGATATTGGTAAAGTTGTTGAATTATCAGGTAGTGTTGGAACAGACTATACATTAGAAGGAAATTTGATTGGGCATATTGTCATTATGTCAGATGAAATTACAAAAGCGTGTATTGAGTTAAATATTGATGATAAAAAAGAAAGTGTTCTATTATTAAAACATATTGTATTATCGCATCATGGTAAATTAGAATACGGCTCTCCAGTTGTACCTAAAATACTAGAAGCAGAAGTATTACATCATTTGGATATGTTAGATGCAACATTAAATATGATGACAAATGCTTTAGAGAAAACAGAAGCAGGGCAATATTCTGATAAAATCTATGGTTTAGATAATCGAATGTTTTATAAACCCAAATGA
- a CDS encoding glycoside hydrolase family 65 protein, with the protein MKRLFDIDQWHIISNKLEKEDKRLQESLTSIGNGYMGMRGFFEEGYSGDTHLGTYIAGVWYPDKTRVGWWKNGYPQYFGKVINATNFLAIDISINGKPLDLAVDTIEDFSLDLNMKNGVLTRSFTLIREDAKVRFSFERFLSIVQQELALISLNIEVLSDNVNIDIASKLVGDVCNEDSNYDEHFWESVSYGVEPLYLQTKTTHNPFEVPRFTVLTAMKNEWSTSFATEYDATDFSAHEIWRGMLHTGNTLKLIKYVSVVTSRDVAEENQLDVSQAILEKASRKGYNVLKQEHEQAWKKRWEKADVQIFGDDEAQQGIRFNIFQLFSTYYGEDSRLNIGPKGFTGEKYGGATYWDTEAYIMPMYLSVADERVTEELLVYRYNQLDGAYHNAAQQGLQGALYPMVTFTGIECHNEWEITFEEIHRNGAIAWAIYNYTNYTGNTQYLLNKGIDVLVGISRFWADRVHYSKRHEQYMIHGVTGPNEYENNVNNNYHTNNIAKWTLSYTLETINQLTQDKYNALALTKEEMNKWQDIVNRMYLPYDETLGIYIQHDTFLDKDLTPVSELKPEDRPLNQKWSWDKILRSPYIKQADVLQSIYFFNDTYTFEEKERHFNFYEPLTVHESSLSPCVHAILAAELGKENKAVELYARTARLDLDNYNHDTEDGLHITSMSGSWLSIVQGFAGMRVYKNMLSFHPFVPKNWQGYCFNINFRQRLLHISVDKEYITVKRVKGDALSICIKNEIVRLEDTIRILL; encoded by the coding sequence ATGAAACGATTATTTGATATTGATCAATGGCATATTATTTCAAATAAATTAGAAAAAGAAGATAAACGTCTACAAGAAAGTTTGACGTCTATTGGAAATGGTTATATGGGTATGCGAGGTTTTTTTGAAGAGGGGTATTCAGGAGATACGCATTTAGGAACTTATATAGCTGGTGTGTGGTATCCAGATAAAACACGTGTTGGTTGGTGGAAAAATGGGTATCCGCAATATTTTGGGAAAGTCATTAATGCAACAAATTTTTTAGCTATAGATATTAGTATTAATGGTAAGCCTTTGGATTTAGCAGTGGATACTATTGAAGATTTTAGTTTAGATTTAAATATGAAAAATGGTGTATTAACACGTTCATTTACGCTAATAAGAGAGGATGCAAAAGTACGGTTTTCATTTGAACGTTTTTTGAGTATTGTGCAACAAGAATTGGCACTTATTTCTCTAAATATAGAGGTATTATCAGATAATGTAAACATAGATATAGCATCTAAATTAGTAGGTGATGTATGTAATGAAGACAGCAATTATGATGAACATTTTTGGGAAAGTGTTTCTTATGGTGTCGAGCCATTATATCTTCAAACGAAAACAACGCATAATCCATTTGAAGTACCTCGTTTTACAGTTTTAACAGCGATGAAAAATGAATGGTCTACCTCTTTTGCGACAGAATATGATGCGACTGATTTTTCTGCACATGAGATATGGCGAGGTATGTTGCATACTGGAAATACATTAAAGTTGATAAAATATGTGTCAGTTGTAACAAGTCGAGATGTTGCCGAAGAAAATCAGCTAGATGTATCTCAGGCTATTTTAGAAAAGGCAAGCCGAAAAGGATACAATGTATTAAAACAAGAACATGAACAAGCATGGAAAAAACGTTGGGAAAAAGCAGATGTGCAAATTTTTGGAGATGATGAGGCACAACAAGGCATTCGTTTTAATATTTTTCAACTATTTTCAACTTATTATGGAGAAGATTCACGATTGAATATTGGTCCAAAAGGATTTACTGGAGAAAAATATGGAGGGGCTACTTATTGGGATACAGAAGCCTATATTATGCCGATGTATTTATCAGTAGCAGATGAGCGTGTAACAGAAGAATTATTAGTGTATCGTTACAACCAATTAGACGGAGCGTATCATAATGCTGCACAACAAGGACTACAAGGTGCGTTGTATCCAATGGTAACATTTACCGGAATAGAGTGTCATAACGAGTGGGAAATTACATTTGAAGAAATTCATCGTAATGGAGCTATTGCTTGGGCAATTTATAACTACACCAATTATACAGGAAACACACAATATTTATTGAATAAAGGAATTGATGTTTTAGTTGGTATTTCAAGATTTTGGGCGGATAGAGTACATTATTCAAAACGGCATGAACAATATATGATACATGGTGTGACAGGTCCAAATGAGTACGAAAATAATGTGAATAATAACTATCATACAAATAATATAGCGAAGTGGACCTTGTCGTATACACTAGAAACAATAAATCAGTTGACACAAGATAAATACAACGCATTAGCATTGACGAAAGAAGAAATGAATAAATGGCAGGATATTGTCAATCGTATGTATTTACCTTATGACGAAACATTGGGTATTTATATCCAACACGATACATTTTTAGATAAAGATTTAACGCCAGTTTCTGAATTGAAACCAGAAGATAGACCTCTCAATCAAAAATGGTCATGGGATAAAATTTTACGTTCGCCATATATTAAACAAGCAGATGTTTTACAAAGTATTTATTTCTTTAATGATACATATACATTTGAGGAGAAAGAGCGTCATTTTAATTTTTATGAACCTTTAACGGTACATGAATCATCGCTTTCTCCATGTGTCCATGCTATTTTAGCTGCTGAATTAGGCAAAGAGAATAAAGCTGTTGAATTATATGCACGTACAGCACGCTTAGATTTAGACAATTATAATCATGATACAGAAGATGGGTTACATATTACGTCTATGAGCGGTAGTTGGTTATCCATTGTACAAGGCTTTGCTGGTATGCGTGTATATAAGAACATGTTAAGTTTTCATCCTTTTGTTCCGAAAAATTGGCAAGGCTATTGTTTTAACATTAACTTTAGACAACGATTATTACACATTTCTGTGGATAAAGAGTACATTACTGTTAAACGTGTTAAAGGAGATGCGCTATCTATTTGTATAAAAAATGAAATCGTTCGATTAGAAGATACTATACGTATTTTATTGTAG
- the pgmB gene encoding beta-phosphoglucomutase: protein MIKGLIFDLDGVITDSAEYHYQAWKALGQDLGIPFDRAFNERLKGISRMESLELILEHGHQSEQYTQKQKEILADKKNIHYLSFVEKMTEKDVLPGIRDLLKEAKQRQLKIALASASKNGPMILNRLGVQSYFDVIVDPSSLIHGKPNPEIYMKGADMLGLQPSECIGLEDAQAGIEAIHRAGMFAVGIGDFIVLKEADYIVSDTSQLQLDKLLENARK, encoded by the coding sequence ATGATAAAAGGACTTATTTTTGATTTAGATGGTGTCATTACAGATAGTGCAGAATATCATTATCAAGCGTGGAAAGCATTAGGGCAAGACTTAGGCATTCCATTTGATAGAGCATTTAATGAGCGATTAAAAGGAATTAGTCGTATGGAATCTCTTGAATTAATTTTAGAGCACGGTCATCAGTCGGAGCAGTATACACAAAAACAAAAGGAAATATTAGCCGATAAAAAGAATATACATTATTTATCTTTTGTTGAGAAGATGACAGAAAAAGATGTTCTACCAGGTATTCGCGATTTATTAAAAGAGGCAAAACAAAGACAATTAAAAATAGCATTGGCATCTGCTAGTAAAAATGGGCCGATGATTTTAAATCGTTTGGGTGTGCAGTCCTATTTTGATGTCATTGTTGACCCTTCGTCTTTAATACATGGTAAACCAAATCCAGAAATTTATATGAAAGGTGCAGATATGCTTGGATTGCAGCCAAGTGAGTGTATTGGATTAGAAGATGCACAAGCAGGTATAGAAGCGATACATCGTGCAGGGATGTTTGCTGTTGGCATTGGGGATTTCATTGTATTAAAAGAAGCAGATTATATCGTATCAGATACAAGTCAATTACAGTTAGATAAATTATTAGAAAATGCTAGAAAATGA
- a CDS encoding alpha-glycosidase, protein MELASLYHRPESEYAYLYTKDTMHIRFRAKKDDVKDIVIFYGDPYLMSETIDALQNKSMRKIASTKLYDYFQVSVCAPHRRLAYLFVVTSVNDTRYIYSDKGVNIYSDKGLQTISHYFRLPYFHEKDMVKTPQWVKETVWYQIFPERFANGNPDLSPQNVLSWDSKEHPSRTDFFGGDLQGVLDNLDYLEELGVNGLYFCPIFEASTNHKYDTIDYMQIDRHFGDKSLFKTLVDTAHQKGMKIMLDAVFNHLGHHSKQWQDVLTHQEHSKYKNWFHILRFPVGQTEIIDIENTKDLEYDTFSFSANMPKLNTANEEVQKYLLDIATYWIREFHIDAWRLDVANEVDHHFWKKFYEEAVALNEDFYILGEIWHSAQAWLNGDEFHAVMNYAFTDSIKEGILTKKIAPEEMISQLQEQMMMYRQQTNEVMFNLLDSHDTPRVLTVAKGDKKRVMCALAFMFMQFGTPCLYYGTEVGMTGEGDPDCRKPMWWDTAKQDKKMLNFTKQLIHFRKSYADVLGTGDVQLTCEHHLVTITRTCGKRMLKGYFNLSENQIALECTSVFSTQEKKGILSPNECTIEYAVF, encoded by the coding sequence ATGGAATTAGCATCTTTATATCATAGACCAGAAAGTGAATATGCTTATTTATATACAAAAGATACCATGCACATACGTTTTAGAGCCAAAAAAGATGATGTTAAAGATATCGTGATTTTTTATGGAGATCCGTATTTAATGAGTGAAACGATTGATGCATTACAAAATAAATCTATGAGAAAAATAGCTTCTACTAAGTTATATGATTATTTTCAAGTCAGTGTATGTGCCCCTCATAGACGTTTAGCATATTTATTTGTTGTGACTTCTGTGAATGATACACGGTACATTTATAGTGATAAAGGTGTGAATATTTATTCTGATAAAGGATTACAAACGATTTCTCATTATTTCAGATTGCCTTATTTTCATGAAAAAGACATGGTTAAAACACCTCAGTGGGTAAAGGAAACGGTTTGGTATCAAATTTTTCCAGAACGTTTTGCCAATGGTAATCCTGATTTATCTCCTCAAAATGTGCTATCTTGGGATAGTAAAGAACACCCTAGTCGTACCGATTTTTTTGGTGGGGATTTACAAGGTGTTTTGGATAACCTAGACTATTTAGAAGAACTTGGTGTCAACGGATTATATTTTTGTCCGATTTTTGAAGCGAGTACCAATCATAAATATGACACTATTGATTATATGCAAATTGATAGACATTTTGGTGATAAATCTTTGTTTAAAACATTGGTTGATACTGCTCATCAAAAAGGAATGAAAATTATGCTAGATGCAGTTTTTAATCATCTCGGTCATCACTCAAAACAATGGCAAGATGTTTTAACGCATCAAGAACACTCTAAATATAAAAATTGGTTTCATATTTTACGATTTCCAGTTGGACAAACAGAAATTATAGATATTGAAAATACAAAAGATTTAGAGTATGATACCTTTTCTTTTAGTGCCAATATGCCAAAGTTAAATACAGCTAATGAAGAGGTACAAAAATACTTATTAGATATCGCAACATATTGGATTCGTGAGTTTCACATTGATGCATGGCGATTAGATGTTGCCAATGAAGTAGATCATCATTTTTGGAAGAAATTTTATGAAGAAGCAGTTGCCTTAAATGAAGATTTTTATATTTTAGGAGAAATTTGGCACTCTGCTCAAGCGTGGTTAAATGGTGATGAATTTCATGCTGTGATGAATTATGCTTTTACAGATAGCATTAAAGAAGGTATTCTCACTAAAAAAATAGCACCAGAAGAGATGATAAGTCAACTTCAAGAGCAAATGATGATGTACCGCCAACAGACAAATGAAGTGATGTTCAACTTATTAGATTCCCATGATACACCTCGTGTATTAACTGTAGCAAAAGGAGATAAAAAGCGCGTGATGTGTGCTTTGGCATTTATGTTTATGCAATTTGGGACACCATGTTTGTATTATGGTACAGAAGTAGGAATGACGGGGGAAGGAGATCCAGATTGTCGTAAGCCAATGTGGTGGGATACAGCCAAACAGGATAAAAAAATGTTGAATTTTACCAAACAGTTAATTCACTTTAGAAAGAGTTACGCTGATGTATTAGGAACAGGAGATGTTCAGCTTACATGTGAACATCATCTTGTGACGATAACACGAACATGTGGAAAACGTATGCTAAAAGGTTATTTTAATTTAAGTGAAAATCAAATTGCTTTAGAATGCACGTCAGTTTTTTCAACACAAGAAAAAAAGGGTATCTTATCTCCTAATGAATGTACTATAGAATATGCTGTCTTTTAA